The stretch of DNA CTAACTGGGCACTAGAGACCTGAGGCTTTAGAAACCCCCTGGGCTAAGAAAACTGGTCATTCATCTGAATCAGAAAATATTTCTTCCTTTTGTTATTTGAAACTTGCTTTGCCACATTTGAACTGAAACAACCAGCCTGTTAATTTGCATAAGAAAACTAAACTAGTCTTCTTCTTTTTTAGGGATCCGTTTGCTGCTCATAGGCACCAAATGAGAAGTATGTTTGGACCATTTGCAATGGATCCATTTGCTCTTGCACCCCAGATACAGCCACATCGTGCAGCACGCAGACCGGTAACTGATTGCTGTGAGAACAGTCCATTTGGTGTCTGAATTTTTATGTTACCTACATTTTTTACTTATCGAGTTATTTTTCTTTTTCTAGGCTGGCCCACTTGCTCCATTTGGCATGATGGGAATGGTGAGTAACTGATTCTTTAATAGCATTTGTGTATCATGTGACTCCCAACAGTTTACAGAGCTTTATGTGGTAAATTCTGTTATAGAAAAGGCTTGAACGGTGTCCTGTTGGGGTGGGAATCTTTAGGTTCCTCGTAATCTGATTTGATTACTCTGTGTGTTGTGTGAGGCTACTAAATGATCAATGATGCATTTTCTACCCGTATATTTGCAGGGTGGAGGCTTCATGGATATGTTTGGCATGATGgaagaaatgatgggaaacgtggtgAGCAGCTTTGAAAACCTGTTTCTACTAACAAAATACTAGTGCACGAGTATTGCTTCCTAACACATAGTGCTTTTTTCCCCCTTCTCTTTTAGGAAAGGATGACCGGAACACCAAACTGCCAAACATTTTCCTCCTCGACAGTGATCTCCTATTCATCTTCAGACGTGGGGGCTCCTAAGGTTTATCAGCAGACAAGTGCAACAAGAACAGGCCCAGGAGGGGTACGGATAACCTCAAGCTTTTAAAATGTTGTGCATTAATAACCTGGAGATTGTGTCATCTGAGAAGGCTCCTTTCATTGCTAACATGGTACACGAGTTTAAAGGTTTGGAACACGGAAAAACCATTTTActggttatttctgattataatcagccaatttgatgcaagctgaacatgacaatggtctcctacacaagctgctgatagaaaatagacagaaacagttctacgtcacactgtcacttaacatttatggactcacccgtccTGACTCACAacgtggaaggctgttgttggcttagcgtTTAGAAAAcaccagagaacgtctcagctagtaggagataactgttagcattagcaactccaccacacagcacaacTCCTCCAGatgtgtgctatttgtggagataaaacatcaacgttgcaaaacaAGCAGTGGAGGaatcgcattgctgttatccaatcagaggcaagatgtcaaaaTAATCAGGAAGTAAGATACTTGGCTGGAGGAGGAGCTACTTTCCAAGTCCAGCttacaaatgggccattcccatctgtaccgggtcggcccgggccgggtagccccagtcggccccagcctggctcggttgattccacacatccttgtcttaagcccatgtgggctgattctacccaccaatcagaggctttctctaatggaaggtgtgaatttgctgtcagcagtgggtgtgttggccctggtcggcctgaagcagaccccctcgagaagagggctgagaatgagccttggttggctcggaaaaataccaggccacccagatatgtaaacaacctacgctacccggcccgggccgacccggtacagatgggaatggcccaaaagcgtccattcctactagagatctctgcaaatgtattgattaaacaagtgctcTGCACCTAGTTTATTTCAGCATTACTGCGGTCTTTTAGCTTCATCAGCACATTAAATTACCATAAACTGTAATGACTTTCACTCTCGGTATAAATGTCACTTTGTGTCAAACAAACACTGCTGGCTGGGTTGGGTCTGAGTGCAGAAGAGCCATTTTAGTTTAGTTAACTGTCATCTTTCCTCTCAGATCCGTGAAACACGGCAGTCCATGAGGGACAGCGAGAGCGGCTTTGAGCGGCTCGCCATCGGCCATCATATTGGGGATCGTGCACACATAATGGAGCGTTCACGAAATCGCCGCACTGGTGATCGCGAGGAACGGCAAGACTTCATTAACCTCGATGAGAGTGAGTAGTGCTGATGTTCTTCTAACATCGGTTTATCTGTGGATCTTCAGGAAGATGGATGGAGAGCTAATATTGAAGGCAGGCTGGGTTTTAGTTTAAATATCCTGGCTTGTGTTCTTGTTAGCTGATGCTGAAGCGTTTGATGAGGAGTGGAGGAGGGGGGCAGGAAGATACACTTCCCCAAATGCTCGTGGGCTGGAGTACGGTCAGGATCCGCGTGGGGGAGGACAGCAGCTGGCCCTCCCGGCCCCTTCCAACTCAACGCCCCCTCATCGACATGAGTCTCCCAGACACCGTCAGCCCCAAACCCGCCCACGTTACGACTGGTGAGAAGGTAAGGTGGACGTGGACTTCATATGGATGCACCTAAAGTTTGAGTTAAACATTAATCCAAATTCTCAGAAACCACAGCAGCAGATGCTTTCATTCCCTTTAAAACAGACCATGGTTATGTGCTGTAATGGTTGAATCTGTTAATCTGGTTACATGGCTTATTTATTCAGCTTTGGCTTTATAAGATAAAGATAAGAATCCAGATATCTGTTGTTTTCATACCTTTGAAGAAGATTCCTCCAGCTGCAGTTGGAATCCCCAGTCCTGTAAAATATTGGTTTGCAGTTTTGAGATCTAGACCATAAAATCAAAGGGAAAAGTTTAATCAAAATGCGTCATTTTGCTGTTAGTTTGCTGCAGTCATCTCATTTACCAAACAGCTGATTGGTGGAGAacattttttaacaaaaacaGGGAAGCTTTGGTTAGAAATTGTGACTTTCTGCTTGTGTGAAGTGAGAATGTGGCTCTGCTCAGACAGCTGCTGGCTCAACGGGAGCAGCTCGATCATCGTTGCTTCATGTTGTTGACCCCGACTTcaaactggaggcatcagcgacgcggaacggtttactcgctgCGCGCCAAGCCACACCGGGAAAGTCTCAGCCACAAAGCGGCGTCTCCGCCGTCCTCCTCGCTGGATTCGCGACATCACAAAATTCCTCGAGACTTAAAAggttacggtttgtttatgccatccaacatcaaaccaaaaagaaggagatcgtgtttgatgtcatatgatgttgtttagcgatgggtaccgaattcggtactttttaaggtaccgactgaattccatagcACCGTCTGAGCACAGATTCACGTCTTTTGAAACggcgcctcgtttcggtacccgtccttcataacgagaacttgcctagacagctgcgcatgcgcaagagcgttatgtcggtcgctgcgagcgagttgtaaacagagcagcatggtagaaagaacgcacgctaaagtttggcttcactttactaaatgcgacgggtgattgggtgaagatgaaaccagtgacaacgatctaagtgtgaggcatcatcgttttaatctgctccagcagttaaataaactgtttaagataacgttagcttgatatgttagcttccattgccaccattgttatcaggtaatgtgtaggaaaaatcaaatgaaaaaggacggcaaaaggaatgaagatacacagtaaatttagttcacagtaaagatgttagcttcagtttaattatcagcttataaaactacaaggacgatgttaaaatacaaacagttgtatgttgtttatcgtgatatttatcaaatatggttatatattgagaaaaatatatatttaattataaagtagaattaaaatatcaaacactcaaaagtatctaaaattggtaccgttaagtacccgtatcgattcctaggtaccgggaattagtaccggatcgattcaaatgtcaaagttaCCCATCCCTAAGTTTTTCCTCTCcaatgccaggattaaagccataaaaacacacaattgCACTTCTCAaaggatgctgggagtaaataagccgtcgGGTCACATATTGATGTAATCTACATGGatttgaaattgcatcgctgcaatagtctttaATTTGAAAATCACCGggtgttttacactgaaactgtgatttcctgtctagctccatgttaactgtggaaatcaaCGTGTCCCAGAATCGGCTAGTGGCAAAAAtccaatcctatctttagcggcatgGCAAACCGCTTCTGAGATGCGCCGGAAAATCTCCACGCCGCGGCCGGTTTGGTTCAACCCTATAGACCCGGAGTATtaaattctgggcctggagggcctgtatccagcacgttttagtggtttctctgcccatgattcacctgtgcagctacTCACCAGGctccgcagaagcctgttaatcacctgctgattgaaatcaggtgtgttggaacggAGGTAAAACTAAACGTACTGAACACTGGCTCCCCtggaccaggagtgagtaccaccGCCATAAACTATAACGGATTCTGTTTGAAGCAGCGCTGTTCTGCGCTGCTGATGCCTCCGGTGTGAAGTCGGGGTTACAGAAACTGTTTGTGCAACTGTTAGCATGTTTTTTAGCTTGCACCTGTTAGCAAGAACCATAAAAGTGTTAATATTATAGAGCTGTTGTGTTTCGGCGTTGATCTAAAAAGCGTTCTGCACATAAAACGATGGCTGGTTTGGTTTAAAAAGCGATTAATCATCGAGAAATCGGAattcattattatttttaatttgaTATTTTCTTTTTAGAAAAGCGTTTATAAATTTAAATCTTATCAGCCGAAACAtaattttctatttatttttggTGGAAACGTGATGATTTCCACCGTAGATGCTGTAGCTGATGGATTTCCACCTCTCCTGCAGGTGTCCCACTTTTCAAAGCGAGCAGATGGAAGGAGTGGAGGGAGCGCTTCCCTGATGCTGTGAAACAACGCCGAAGATGGAAGTTGATTAATAAAACAACTAGCCGTcgttaatgtttgatatgactggACTGTCTAAACATAAGCACCATCTTTTACACTCATGCACACAACAGAACATCCCACACTCACTAGTTACACCTACTGTTACACAGATACAAGATCACCCCTGTGCTAACTTGGGTGGAGCTACACTcactttatataaatatatataaatatactcaTTCTCCAAACCTGACCTGTGTCTCTACCCGCTGCGCTTAGCGGCTGCAGTAAAACAGTACGTCTGCTGTACAGTCCATTTTATGTTTGTGAGGGCACTTGTGTGTCAGTGAATTGAATTGTATACTGTTAACTAACGagataaaatgtcattaaacattgTTAGATAATGGAAACTGTGTCTTTTGTGTTCTTTAAGGGTGTGTAGCTATAATTATCAGGTGGTGCTTCAGATGAATTACAGATATCAGAATCAGAGATTTTTAAAAGTGGAAAATGCAAGTTTAGTTACATCCAGGAGATTTATGCGAGTGGAGCCAACGAAGACTCGCAGGCTCGGAGACGGCCTCCTGCTGCGTTCTGGGTCTAATGGCATCGTTGCTATTTTTAAGCCCTCCCAGCGGTTTCATCCTGCCACATGTCTTCCTGTCTTCTTTATTCCTAATCATCAGATCTCCATTCTCTTAACAAGACAACCCATCTGTAGCTTTCTTTGCAGAGATTGCTCTCATCTGCTGCCTGCCACCTTAAAAGTACTTTTGATTATTTATTTTCTACAAATTTCTACTTTTAcggagacaaaaaaaaaatacatccaGGAAATTCAACACGTTTTTTGTTTGCATCCATGCAACTTCACCTCCATCTTTCTTTTCTCTCCTTGTTTAATTCCCTCCTCTTCTCCCTCCATCTTCCAGTGACTCACTCCCCCTCCCCCACCGTGTCATCCGTTTTCACGTCCTCTTCTCTGCACCGCTCCCTCGTTCGCTCACCTTCAAGCAGGATCAAACGCACGGCAGGTAATGTTAAAAAAGATTGATCTATTTCTTTTTCCAAGCCTCCCCATCCacaccctcctcctctcctctcctgcttGCTGTCCTCTCTCATCTCTCCATTAGTCCTCCTTTCTTAGTCACCAACTGAGACGCCGCAGAAATTGAACTGGCTGCAGGACTGAAAGAGGCTGGCAGGAGATTTTTTAAATGGGATCAAATTATTGGCTTTAGATTTATGTTTTAGTCTCTTGCCTTGTACGAGGGCGTTAGGGGGAGAGCATCTTCCCAGGGAGCCTTGTTTCCACAGCCTTCCATCCATAAGGCTGCGTCACTGTAATCAGAGTTGAGGAGAGGAAGTGAGTGCGAAAGCTCTTGGGTGCAGTGAAATGCCTTTTTCAGTGGTGGTGTTTCTATTTTGAGCAGCATCATCTTCACCTTTCCTTTCGTACCTGTCTTTCTGATCAAACTGAGATGGAAAGGGTTTTTGTTCATGAGCTAATTCAGAATATGCAGGTGAAAGATTTCCTTGTATTTCACAGGATGTCGATAGTGAATATTGTTGCCAGGGAGATCCTGGATTCCAGAGGAAACCCCACAGTGGAGGTGGATCTGCATACGTCCAAAGGTTAAAAGCTGCTACATCCGCCATGACCTTCACCCCCTCTCTCCTCCACCTTTAGCCTTTTACACGTACCGCCTCCTCCCATCTGACCCCTTCCTGTTCCCCAATGCAGGTGTGTTCAGGGCAGCGGTTCCCAGTGGGGCATCAACTGGCATCTACGAAGCTCTGGAGCTCCGGGATGGGGACAAGACTCGCTACAAGGGCAAAGGTGAGCACTTCCCAGGATGAATCATTTCCCTTTAtgctttatttttcttttttctccaaggAAGCCTGCACTGACTCCTCAGTTTTTCCTCTTTTCAAGGTGTGACCAAGGCTGTTGCTCACATTAACGACACCCTTGGGCCTGCTCTCACCGAGTCTGTGCGTAGCAACTGCTAACATGAACAAAAAAAAGGATGAGTTGCATAAACAAATGCTCTGATGGTGACATTTTGCTTTTCCTCCAGGGAGTCAGTGTACTAGAGCAGGAGAAACTGGACAGCATGATGATTGAAATGGACGGCACTGACAACAAATGTGAGGCTTCATGTACATATATGTGCGCTGACATGTCCCTGCACCAGCTGCATCCATGTGTTAAAAAGCTGCTGCCTCTGCGCTCTCCTTCCAGCCAAGTTCGGGGCCAATTCTATTCTTGGAATATCGTTGGCTATATGCAAAGCTGGAGCGGCAGAGAAAGGAGTCCCCTTGTATCGTCACATCGCCGATCTGGCTGGAAACGGAGATCTGGTCCTCCCAGTTCCAGTGAGattttcccttttttcatttATGTTTAGGGGGAAAATGCAACATTTGACCCTGAAAAAAGGCTAAAAAAAGAAACACCCATTGTCCTATCTTCTTCTTTTTGAGGCTTTTAATGTAATCAATGGGGGCTCTCATGCTGGGAACAGACTGGCTATGCAGGAATTCATGGTCCTCCCAGTGGGCGCAGAGTCTTTCCGTGATGCTCTGCGTGTCGGGGCTGAGCTCTACCAAACCCTGAGAAATGTCATCAAGGAGAAATACGGTCAAGATGCTACTAATGTGGGAGATGAAGGAGGGTTTGCTCCTAATATACAAGAAAACAGTGAAGGTGAGCAAACCTAAAATGTCCCTCTTCTCTTACCTTAGACGTCCTAACAGATTGTCTCTGTCTGTTCTTTCCTGCCAGCTCTGGAGCTGATAAAAACAGCCATAGAGAAAGCGGGCTTCACTGATAAAGTGGTGATAGGGATGGATGTTGCTGCTTCTGAATTTTTCAGTGAGGGGAAATATGACCTGGACTTCAAGTCTCCACCCAATGCTGCCCGCAACATCAGCGCAGAAGAGCTGGCCGACATCTACCAGGGCTTCATTAACAACTACCCAGGTGTGTGTCACGGGGTTTGTGTGTGACTAGTTAATATTTCTATAAGGGTGTGTATTGGAAAGAATCTGATTATCTGATATATATCGGGGAGACGATAAGATATCTATtgcaatacaggggagacaatacgacaTATGTATCGCAATGCAGGGGAGATGATacggtagggctgggcaataagtcgaaaatgtatcgttatcgaaatgtaTGACTCTAATCGTGataattttcccatgtcaataaatttaataataaaaaaatgaaagatgtgtgtaggttggcagtgttcatgtccctttaagaagctgtaccaccttgagtcacataaaaatgtgactcaacttaatacacgtgacagccccttctagtggacaacttttgtttctgcacatacctgtagttatcgcccatttatcgttatcgaggtgaaatcctcattatattgtgatattgattttaggtcgtatcgcccagccctattatACGTTACATATTGCAATATAGAGGATACAACATATATATTGCAATACGGGGGAGATGATgcaatatatatcacaatacagaggagatgatacgatatatatatatatatatatatatatatatatatatatatatatatatatatatatcgcaatgcaggggagatgatacgatatatatcGCAATACTGGGGAGATGATACAACACATATATCTGAAAACAGGGAGACAATAAGAAAAATTTCGCAATACAGGGGACACAATACAACAAAAATATTGCAATGCAAgagagatgatacgatatatatcGCAACAGAGgagagatgatacgatatatatcacaatacaggggagatgatacgatatatatcGCAATACAGGGAGACGATAAATATATCGCAATACAAGGGAGACAATACAATAAAAATACTGCAATACaagggagatgatacgatatatatcacaatacagaggaGATGATgcgatatgtttatgtttatttatttggcagacgcttttatccaaagcgacttacaatttataacctatagggcatgttgtgatctgtggggggaaaccggagaacccggaggaaacccacgcatgcatagggataacacgcaactccacgcaaaaaggcagcagccgagttttgaacctgcaactttcgtgcggcgaggcaacagtgctaacaattgtgccaccatgcagcccgataTATATATCGCAATACTGGGGAGATGATACAACACACATATCTGAATACAGGGAGACGATAAGAAAAATATTGCATTACAGGGGAGACAGTACAACAAAAATACTGCAATACaagggagatgatacgatatatatcGCAATACAGGGGAGGCAATACAACAAATATTTTGCAATACAAGGGAGATGATAAGATATATATCgcaacaggggagatgatacgatatatatcGCAATACTGGGGAGACGATACTTAGGGGAGATTATAAGATTTATATCGCAATAAAGGGTTGACGATacaacacatatatatatatatatcacagtaAAGGGGAGAAGATATGATATGGCAGCATGAATCTTTATCGTGTCTCCTAGAATCTTTGAGCAGACAGGTGTGTAAGTTCAACTGAGGGACGTATAATCACTGCTGGCAGCAATACagagcaggggtctcatttatcaaacattgcgtagaatccttactaaaaccatacttaagctcagcaaaaaatgtacttacgccaagtaggtttgtgatctatcaaacatggagtacgcacagctgcacgcaatctccgcttcataaatcagagactaacgagaatgtttctcagctgcattttagtcacatcccgccctcaccacgcccacttactgccataaatagtcaatgcaaagtgcctcttggatctcatgcatatacataagccggctgttgcagcgctctgccaatgacatggcgaccgtagatcaaggcagatcaaggaagcgcaatttcacagaagcagaaattgaggtacctgtgggtgaggtggagaaatgaaaggaagtgcttttgcaaaacaaataagagaaaatccatggagtggcacagcgttgctgaagccgtcaatgttgtgaattcttcagagagatctgtggcggatataaaagaaatggtccaatcgggattcaatccccagactcccgggtgaaagccacatgtgctaaccagtcacccaaacagagatcttccttgtccaagtagccagggcgcatgatcaatcgggtcacagtgacaggacatacactgtcacagacgcatgacattctgtcacaatctgtccccctgctaatattctgcattccatattctgtgcttcaggctgtgtgcgtgcgtgtgtgtgtgtgtgtgtgtggggggggggggtgtcttgttctgtgtgaaaacaaagcagtacaagtgataacgctgcatgatttcataattttatccttctcagcagcagcactgcaggtgctctccatgtccaaaatgtgcgtaagcaaggtccttagtcaacttaaagttgtgcacatttttccgctaagttttctttcataaatcccaaagtttgcgtggaaagttgctcacatagttttccgaccccgttttgtgcgtaagcaagcttgataaatgaggccccagaccaCTTCAGCTATCAGGTTGCTGGAAATTGTCCCGGTGCTCCCAGTCGCTACTCTGCCACTGTATTACAATACATGGGAGAAACGATACAATATCTACGACAATAATTGGAAGGTGATACGATATGTGAAACAAAAAATGGGAGACAATTCGATATATTGCGACACTAAAAGCCAGATGATATTTCCATTTTAAAAACAGAATTTTGTTGGAAGTGTCTGGCCTGAGCTTTCCAAGATACATCCAGTGATGTCACAAAATCTCATCAGAGCGTTaaaatctgctgccacctagcagtctgaGTTAGAATTGCACCTCACAAATTGAATACAGTAAAGATTtgtaaattctcaatagaaaatggATACACTGTTTTTAAATAGTGAATAAGTATCACAACATGAAACAATGAGATATTACAGGTATCACTGCCTTCTTGCATAACTAATTCCTATCAAAGAAATCCAGCTCTGAAGAACCTGACAGATGTGTAGCTAATGTGCAAATGGAGTATTAGTCAAACGAGGAGGTTTGTTATCTTATCAGTGATGTATCATCAGTGTTTTAAACCTCGAGGCTTTATTTGACTCATTCACGTGATTTGATCTCTTCTTCCTCTCTTTCTTTAAGTTGTGTCTATTGAAGATCCCTTTGATCAAGACGACTGGCCAGCTTGGTCACAGTTCACATCTTCAGTGGGCATCCAGGTGACGTAATATTCATGGACATACAATAGTCATTATTgtgtatttttcagtcatttatgATTTGTTGTTTTTGGTCATAAAAAATTAGAGATGTACCCAAAG from Nothobranchius furzeri strain GRZ-AD chromosome 5, NfurGRZ-RIMD1, whole genome shotgun sequence encodes:
- the mlf2 gene encoding myeloid leukemia factor 2, with amino-acid sequence MFRFLTDADDDPYMMDPFAAHRHQMRSMFGPFAMDPFALAPQIQPHRAARRPAGPLAPFGMMGMGGGFMDMFGMMEEMMGNVERMTGTPNCQTFSSSTVISYSSSDVGAPKVYQQTSATRTGPGGIRETRQSMRDSESGFERLAIGHHIGDRAHIMERSRNRRTGDREERQDFINLDETDAEAFDEEWRRGAGRYTSPNARGLEYGQDPRGGGQQLALPAPSNSTPPHRHESPRHRQPQTRPRYDW
- the LOC107379466 gene encoding gamma-enolase codes for the protein MSIVNIVAREILDSRGNPTVEVDLHTSKGVFRAAVPSGASTGIYEALELRDGDKTRYKGKGVTKAVAHINDTLGPALTESGVSVLEQEKLDSMMIEMDGTDNKSKFGANSILGISLAICKAGAAEKGVPLYRHIADLAGNGDLVLPVPAFNVINGGSHAGNRLAMQEFMVLPVGAESFRDALRVGAELYQTLRNVIKEKYGQDATNVGDEGGFAPNIQENSEALELIKTAIEKAGFTDKVVIGMDVAASEFFSEGKYDLDFKSPPNAARNISAEELADIYQGFINNYPVVSIEDPFDQDDWPAWSQFTSSVGIQVVGDDLTVTNPRRIQRAVEDKACNCLLLKVNQIGSVTEAIKACKLAQENGWGVMVSHRSGETEDTFIADLVVGLCTGQIKTGAPCRSERLAKYNQLMRIEEELGEQARYAGHNFRNPSVL